A genome region from Panicum virgatum strain AP13 chromosome 4K, P.virgatum_v5, whole genome shotgun sequence includes the following:
- the LOC120705215 gene encoding protein GLUTAMINE DUMPER 6-like, whose translation MRPERGAAAELMAGGVARPMSLWRTPTPYLFLGFAFMMGLIAVALLVLICTRPKPSSRRGDDEERAASSSSVRVVLAQLDREAPKVVVVMAGDALPSFLASARPLVVPAPAAAAAAVARGAGAPEGAAAV comes from the coding sequence ATGAGACCGGagagaggagcggcggcggagctaaTGGCGGGCGGCGTCGCGCGGCCGATGAGCCTGTGGCGGACTCCGACGCCGTACCTCTTCCTGGGCTTCGCCTTCATGATGGGGCTCATCGCGGTGGCGCTGCTCGTGCTCATCTGCACGCGCCCCAAGCCCTCGTCGCGCCGCGGGGACGACGAGGAGCGGgcggcgtcgtcctcctcggTGCGTGTCGTCCTCGCGCAGCTCGACCGGGAGGCGCCCAAGGTCGTCGTCGTCATGGCCGGCGACGCCCTGCCATCCTTCCTCGCCAGCGCCAGGCCGCTCGTCgtgcccgcccccgccgccgccgccgccgctgtcgcacGTGGCGCCGGGGCGCCTGAGGGCGCCGCGGCCGTGTAA
- the LOC120705217 gene encoding protein GLUTAMINE DUMPER 4-like, giving the protein MRPERGAGGVAAELTAGGGGRPSLWRTPTPYLFLGFVLMMGLIVAALLVLVCARRNAARRGAGGGEGKAASVRGVLVPLDREAPGVVVIMAGDALPSFLASAKPLASLAAPRAGGADAV; this is encoded by the coding sequence ATGAGGCCGGAGAGGGGTGCAGGCGGTGTCGCGGCGGAGctgacggcgggcggcggcgggcggccgagcCTGTGGCGGACGCCGACACCGTACCTCTTCCTGGGCTTCGTGCTCATGATGGGTCTCAtcgtggcggcgctgctcgtGCTCGTCTGCGCGCGCCGcaacgcggcgcggcgcggggccggcggcggcgaggggaaggcgGCGTCCGTGCGCGGGGTGCTCGTGCCCCTCGACCGGGAGGCGCCCGGGGTCGTCGTCATCATGGCCGGCGACGCCCTGCCGTCCTTCCTCGCCAGCGCCAAGCCgctcgcctccctcgccgctccccgcgccggcggcgccgacgccgtGTAG